The DNA sequence GACAGGTCATCTGAAGTTTCAGGTTGTGCAGCCCGAGATAGTCCATGAGGTCCTCGGACAGGAAGATCGAACCCTCGTTCGTCATCGGCCCGGCGCACACGAGACCGTCGACCTCGTCTGGGACCACCCCTGCGTCGGCGAGAGCCGCGACCGCGGCGCGCACATGCAATTCAGTGGAGGTGTACGGAACGTTTCTTCCTGGAGCGAGTTCGGCGGCACCGATGATGGCCGGCTGGTCATGTGGCATCCGGACTCCTTCCGACCACGCGTTCAACGCCGGTCCCGACGTGAACGACGGTTAGCATAGCGTGACTAGGGGGTCCGCGTCACCCCCGGCCCGCACCCGCCGCCAGCGCGGTATGGATTCTCTGGATGTCGTTGCGCCTCTTCCCAAGAGGGTGCTGCGATGACCGAAACCCGCGCCGATCGTGTCGTTTCTCGACGATGTCCAGGTGACAGATGAGGCCGATCGCGAAGCCCGCTGGTTCCGGTGGACGCCCGGCACGCGCCCGGGCGGAACTTTGCGCGCTCAGTCGCGCGTTTTTCTGAAGTGGCGCGGTGACCGACCGGTCCACCGTTTGAAGGCATGTGTGAAGTTCGTGAGGTCCGCGTACCCGAGTTCTGCCGCGATCTCGCTTACAGACACCGATCTGTCGAGAAGTCGCAGAATTGCTCGCTCCTGCAAGAACGACTGACGTAATTCTCGAAAGGTGGTCCCCTCTTCGCTGAGGCGCCGCTTCAACGTGCTCGGGGATATCGAGAGCTCGCCCGCCGTCCGGCTGATGTTCGTTTTTCCGGGATCTTTCTCGAGCAGGTCCCTTACTTTTTCGGAGACCGACGTGTCACGTCGTTGATCGAGAGTTCGCTGCAAATCGGTGACGCCAATCCGGTACGCCACAGGATCGGAGAATCGACAGACCTCCTCCAGCGTAGCCGCGGGAACGTGGACGAACGAGCTGGGGGCGTCGAAGAAGATCCGACCCGCCAACACTTCGTCATGAAGAACCCACGACTCCGGCGCTGAATGACTCAGATGCAGTTCAATATTCGGTACGGCACCCGCGAGCATGTCGAGCAGACGCAACAGCGCCAGCCCACCGTAGGTGACGGCCAGGCAGTTCAGGCCCGCATCACCGGTGCGACCGGTGAGCCCGATCGTGAGGCCGCGTTCCGTCGAATGGAACGACGGGCTGAGGGCTGTGGTGATCACCGGCAGATAAGCAAGCAACTCGACAACCTCGGCTACCGAGCCCGCGCTGACCAAGGGAACACTGAGTGCCCCAAAGGACGTCAGTTTGGCGTGTTCAGCGAACGCGAAACCCAGACGGGTTCCCTGATCACAATCGAAATCGGAATATATCTCCCTGAACCACCGTAAGGGGACCTGCGCGTCGCGGCCCACCAACATCGACTCGGTGACGTGCTCGCGAACCATGATGCTGCGCAGCGCAATGCTGGCGTCATGCCCCAGCGCCTCACTGTCCAGCATCTGCAGGAAAGCCAGCGCTGGCATACCCGAGTCGTCGAGTTTCACGTGCCTCCCTGCGCGTGAGCTAAAAACACAACTCTTTGACTCCTGCGAGCCTAGCGACGCTGGTCACGCGCGACAACACTAAAAAGAGAAGTTCCAGATTGAGGAGAGTTAATCATGGCAGTCGTCACCTTCGTCTCTCATGACGGCGAGAAGTACGAAGCCCCCTTGGCCGAAGGGCAGTCCTTGATGCAGATTGCGGTCAACAACGCGGTGCCCGGCATCGACGGCGATTGTGGAGGGGAAGCCGCATGCGGAACGTGCCACGTGATCGTCGCTCCCGAGTGGTCGGACACGGTGGGACTCTGCGGCGCCAACGAAGAGGAGATGCTCGCGATGAACCCCGAGCGTCAGCGGACGTCGAGGCTGTCCTGCCAGATGGCCGCCTCCGAGGCATGGGATGGCTTGACGGTCGAGCTACCTGAGTTCCAGCTCTGAAACAACGCCATGGATTTGGAGGAAACAATAATGAGTATTCCCGCGGCAGTGGCCGCCAAAGCCCAGTCTGCCGTGCCTCTGGAGCTGCAAATCCGCGGCGCACACCTCTACGACAAGACACGCCGGTGGGTAACCGGAACCAATGGTAAGAAGATCTTCACCGAGACGCCCATTCCTCCGGTCGAGGACATCGATAT is a window from the Mycolicibacterium poriferae genome containing:
- a CDS encoding 2Fe-2S iron-sulfur cluster-binding protein, whose translation is MAVVTFVSHDGEKYEAPLAEGQSLMQIAVNNAVPGIDGDCGGEAACGTCHVIVAPEWSDTVGLCGANEEEMLAMNPERQRTSRLSCQMAASEAWDGLTVELPEFQL
- a CDS encoding helix-turn-helix domain-containing protein gives rise to the protein MKLDDSGMPALAFLQMLDSEALGHDASIALRSIMVREHVTESMLVGRDAQVPLRWFREIYSDFDCDQGTRLGFAFAEHAKLTSFGALSVPLVSAGSVAEVVELLAYLPVITTALSPSFHSTERGLTIGLTGRTGDAGLNCLAVTYGGLALLRLLDMLAGAVPNIELHLSHSAPESWVLHDEVLAGRIFFDAPSSFVHVPAATLEEVCRFSDPVAYRIGVTDLQRTLDQRRDTSVSEKVRDLLEKDPGKTNISRTAGELSISPSTLKRRLSEEGTTFRELRQSFLQERAILRLLDRSVSVSEIAAELGYADLTNFTHAFKRWTGRSPRHFRKTRD